AGTATATGTAAACCTGTTTTTTGAAACTCGCTTCATTCTGAACATTCTCTACCGTGTTGTAATTATTTATGAAGTTTTTGCGAAGCCCGATGAGGTAATCACTGAGTGAAATATTCTTAGCCTTACTCCACTTCAGGACAAAATTCAAATATTCAGGTTCTTTAAAGAAAGCACTGTTCCAGGTTACTCGTTGTGGAACGTTAAGAAACGCCTTTATCGGTAAAAGATCCCCACGTATTTCATTTTCAGCGAGAATAAGCTCTTTATAAGAGGCAAGCAGCTTTTTAAAAATTTTAAATTGGAATACGCCGGAAGATTGGGTTATAGTCCAATCAATTAGAAAACGGATACTACCACGGTGATAATCCATGTCTTCAGCCATCCAAAGTTGTTCTTCCAGCTGGAACCGCTCGTTACTTTCCCTTATCAAAGTCAGCTTGAGCCGTTCTTCGCTATTCACGATAGATTCTGCTTTTCTGGATAATAAAGAAGTGCTATCATCCTCCGCTTTAAGACGGCCGGCAATTTTTATAGCCTGGATTGTCTGGAAACTAGAAGTTTTGACAATCGTTTCGTTAAAGCGAAGATTATAAAAGAATCGGATAAGCCTGAAAATGTTTAATGGCTGAGGTTGTCCTCCATTTTCAAAAACCTTTTTCACATGGTATAGAATTGGTAATAAACGGAATAACTCCAATTGATTGATTATGCCATTCGGTGCCAGCCATTTTGGATCAAGGAGATCAAAATGATTATAACTTGAATACTGTTTACTGAATTGCTTTAAAGCGTTAGGAAATTCCTCAAAAAGATAATTCAGGGCAAGAAAATACTTATTAATTTCCACTAGTGGCAGATGTTCGGCTTGCAATTGACATTCTTGATCCCATCTAATGTATTTTAAAATTTCTTTTTTATCAGGTGATTCATCATCCTCGTCATCGAGGATAATTCTTTGCTTCTCGGTCATCTTGATTATCTGTATCCAGCGTAAAAACTCGTTGAACCCGGCATCAGCGTTTGCCAAAGCGTCTTTTTTATTTCGTTTTTTCCAAAAGAAGTCCTGCCATATTTCCCACTGTTCGCTCCAGTCAAGTGTAGTTTTGCCGGTGCCTCTTATTGCTTCGAGTTCAAAAAGTTTTGCTCTTAAATTTTCATTATCAGCGAGTTGTTGCCCGCGAGAATTCATGGTTATATAAAGCTCTTCCCCTTGAGACGTTTCCTCTGTACGGAAATGCCAAAATTTAACATTATCACGGACGAAATTGTAATATTTTTTATCATCATCCTTGAACGACTCGTGAAGTTTAGGAAATAGTCCATGTACAATTGCCTTCACAGTAGGATCACCGTTGTAGTTGGCCAGGAACCAATTTTTACCATCAACCTTAATCAAGTCATCCAGGCTTTTTGTATGATTAATAAGATCAATAAAAAAGCTATGCGTTAGCGATCTGACGCGATAATCGAAAGCGATTCGCTCCAAACTTAGATCAAATCGAAAAAGCCCCATGAAGTCCGCCTTGCGTTTTTCCTTGACAGAAAAATAAAAAAGCATAAAGAACAATGTTGTAAAACGCTGTTGGCCATCAATCAAATTTATATCCTCATTACGATCATTAAAAACATAGTAATCGGGACGGTAGGAATAAAGGAAGCCAATGTTAAGTTCATTATCAATCTGGTTGATTTTCACCAGCATCTCATTAATGGTTTTTTGTATGTTGCTATCTGCCTTTGATAAGGCGTTCAGAAGAAAATCAGTGGTTCTTTTAGATGGCGCATTTCCATTGTTAGTTTCCTGTAAGCCCTCTTTAATGTCATTAAAAAACGTGACCAGGATATTATTATAATTATTGCCCCAGACATACTCCCGCTGAATTTCAGGAACGATTAGGTTATAGCGGTCGAGCAAGGTTCCTACTGAAACTTCCTCCATTGATTGGTTGAAATTCATGATCAATTAAAAAAAGCTTTGATTTTACTGGTAATGAAATTTGTGTTTGCCGTTATATCCAGATTTGTCCAATGTTCCAGATCGAAATTTTCATCATTTTGGTTGTTGAAATACCGGGTAAAAACTTGAAAAGTATGGGGTTGTATAAAATTACCTTGCTGGAAAAACTGAATAATTTTCCCTCGTTTTACAGGATACGATGCATTTTTTATACTCCTGTTAAGTTTGTTATATAACAATACGAGATTTCCAATTGAGTTTATTCGTATGGAAGCGATATGCACGTCTATAAAATTGTCAACTATCTCTATATAGTCATCATCATCTTTCCGATTATCAAATTCGGTTAGATCAAAACGATTATTGTCTTCTTTAAGCAAATATTTGTTTAAAAAAGAAATGTAGTCCTTCTTTTCTGCGATATCCTCCGGAGTTTGCGGGAATATATGCTCAATATCATTATTTGATTTTGTAAATGCTTCGAAGGGAAGGTTTGGATGATCCTTATTTAAAGAGTGGATAATGTCCATTAGTACCAATGAGCGAACAAGTATTTCCGGGCTATCCTTATACCAATTCATCTGGATGTCATTGTAGTCAATCAATCTTTCTTCAATAGAAATTGATAACTTGATACGATCTTTTAATGATTTTATAAATTCTTCCCTGCTATTTGTATCCCGCCACATCTTCCAGGCATTACCAAAATTAAATTCACGTTTAGTGAGGTGATTAAAGAGATAACCCAAGAAATGATAGATATATTTATCGTTATACCAATCCTGCAAAGTGTAATGGAGTTTAAGGATTTCCTTATATAAACCAAGCGCATTGTTATTATTCTCCTCAATAAGTTCAAGAGTCAATTCTGATCTGCCTTTCTTTTCTGCGAACAGCATATAAAGTAAGTTAATTGGGTACTGTTCTTCGTTAAAAAGCTTAACACCGGGTCCAGTTTCAGCAGACTTAACATTTTTAAATTTGCTGAAATAGACAGCGACCTCTTTTTTACTCCACCATTGATTGATTTGATCTAGTTCCCATCCAATCTTAACTCTCCTCTCATTTACCCTAACAATGTTTTTAATGTCGCTTTCTCGTTTTCCTTCTTCATGTGCCACACGTGTTATTAGAATAGCCCTGACGAGATCAGCTCCATCTAGCGGAACTCTTTTTGAATTGAGGTTCCCAAATATTTTCTCTTCGCTGTCTGTAGTTTCTAACTTATTCACGATTAATTTAACATCGTTCAAAAGGACATTCAAAAACTTTGAGGAGTCGCCGTTTCTATCATGATTGAATTTAGCAAACCATTTCTGTAATGCTTGATAACCATTAAATAAATAGCTTACATCCTGGTGGTCATAATCAGGAAACATGTTGCTGAATTCTTGCCAATTACCCTCTGGGAACTCAGCATCTTTATTGGTCACAATAGTATTTAGAAATTTATTTGTTTCCTTTCTTATAGAGTTATCTGGAAAACACACTTTATTGTGCACCAATTGTTGCTCGCCCAGAAACGATAAAATTAGGGTAAGCGTCGTCAGGCGTTGTTGCCCGTCCACCACGTTAAAAGAGTTTGCATTAGGTACCAAGGTGATATTCTGCAGGCAATAAAACTTCCCGTCCTCCGATTTAAAGGCTTCAATATCGTCCAAAAGTTTTTCGATGTGCCTGGGTTCCCATTTATATCCACGTTGATATAACGGAATATTATAGTAAGCCTTTTGATGAGTATTAAGGTAACCGTTAGATGAAAATATTTCCTGAACGGAATAAAGAAGTCGGCTCATTGTGTAAGGTTTAAATCAATGTACCAAATTATACTAATAAGACAGTTATTTCAAAATAAATAGTTGCATAATGTTGAGATCCGCCCTTCGTCTCCCTCTGTTTGGTGTATTATCGAAGGTATCCGCCTTGTGGCTGAATCAATATGGCCATCAGGCGCGACATAAGATTATACATAATGCACAACTACTTGTCAGTAGTCAAAAAACGCCGCTAAGCTGACCTGCGTATGGAAGTCGAAATGCCTGTAGCCGCCAGTGGCCAGGTTCATTAATTCCTCCAACCAAAATCAGGAATTCTTTACATCCTGATCAATTAAATTCGAAAAGGGCATTTTCTGGCACGGATAGATTTTCCCGGTAGCAAATAGCTTCATAGGCAACCTGACTTACATTTACTAATGAGTCGTCGTTTGAATATTCTTGAGCAATAGTCCTTATAGAACTGAGCGCTTTTATTGAACCGAATTGTGCGAGGCACTCCAGTGCCCTGCGCAATTGTGCTTGATCTGGTCTGGACTGAATTTTGAAATCATCAAGGTGGTTAATAA
This region of Mucilaginibacter inviolabilis genomic DNA includes:
- a CDS encoding GmrSD restriction endonuclease domain-containing protein, producing MNFNQSMEEVSVGTLLDRYNLIVPEIQREYVWGNNYNNILVTFFNDIKEGLQETNNGNAPSKRTTDFLLNALSKADSNIQKTINEMLVKINQIDNELNIGFLYSYRPDYYVFNDRNEDINLIDGQQRFTTLFFMLFYFSVKEKRKADFMGLFRFDLSLERIAFDYRVRSLTHSFFIDLINHTKSLDDLIKVDGKNWFLANYNGDPTVKAIVHGLFPKLHESFKDDDKKYYNFVRDNVKFWHFRTEETSQGEELYITMNSRGQQLADNENLRAKLFELEAIRGTGKTTLDWSEQWEIWQDFFWKKRNKKDALANADAGFNEFLRWIQIIKMTEKQRIILDDEDDESPDKKEILKYIRWDQECQLQAEHLPLVEINKYFLALNYLFEEFPNALKQFSKQYSSYNHFDLLDPKWLAPNGIINQLELFRLLPILYHVKKVFENGGQPQPLNIFRLIRFFYNLRFNETIVKTSSFQTIQAIKIAGRLKAEDDSTSLLSRKAESIVNSEERLKLTLIRESNERFQLEEQLWMAEDMDYHRGSIRFLIDWTITQSSGVFQFKIFKKLLASYKELILAENEIRGDLLPIKAFLNVPQRVTWNSAFFKEPEYLNFVLKWSKAKNISLSDYLIGLRKNFINNYNTVENVQNEASFKKQVYIYYILGQNILKKNDNWNWAAGKNFGIWERYPDCKSIFNNKNIFQQYKSQWKENARNIIWIQRSLNIGPRKIQVLLDWGKS
- a CDS encoding DUF262 domain-containing protein; translation: MSRLLYSVQEIFSSNGYLNTHQKAYYNIPLYQRGYKWEPRHIEKLLDDIEAFKSEDGKFYCLQNITLVPNANSFNVVDGQQRLTTLTLILSFLGEQQLVHNKVCFPDNSIRKETNKFLNTIVTNKDAEFPEGNWQEFSNMFPDYDHQDVSYLFNGYQALQKWFAKFNHDRNGDSSKFLNVLLNDVKLIVNKLETTDSEEKIFGNLNSKRVPLDGADLVRAILITRVAHEEGKRESDIKNIVRVNERRVKIGWELDQINQWWSKKEVAVYFSKFKNVKSAETGPGVKLFNEEQYPINLLYMLFAEKKGRSELTLELIEENNNNALGLYKEILKLHYTLQDWYNDKYIYHFLGYLFNHLTKREFNFGNAWKMWRDTNSREEFIKSLKDRIKLSISIEERLIDYNDIQMNWYKDSPEILVRSLVLMDIIHSLNKDHPNLPFEAFTKSNNDIEHIFPQTPEDIAEKKDYISFLNKYLLKEDNNRFDLTEFDNRKDDDDYIEIVDNFIDVHIASIRINSIGNLVLLYNKLNRSIKNASYPVKRGKIIQFFQQGNFIQPHTFQVFTRYFNNQNDENFDLEHWTNLDITANTNFITSKIKAFFN